One Malus domestica chromosome 11, GDT2T_hap1 genomic region harbors:
- the LOC103448548 gene encoding uncharacterized protein, with product MPTVWFSLKKSLHCQSEPSDVHAPKARKQLSTILTRKARGGRSGCSRSIANLKDVIHGSKRHMERPPNNCSPRSIGSSEFLNPITHEVILSNSRCELKITTSLGGFHDGVGGGNANNDGCGGGGGSTFMDTLKPGTPGPGGHPTMHYFNPSFRTSSTPPRKCHFLASADSTEGHAGFKGSAFSGSAGGIRQSNRISFDKENYNGSSAITCHKCGEHFSKWDAAEAHHLSKHAVTELMEGDSSRKIVEIICRTSWLKSENHCGRIERVLKVHNMQRTLARFEEYREIVKIKASKLAKKHPRCIADGNELLRFYGTTVACSLGLNGSSSLCVSEKCSVCRIIRNGFSAKKELKEGVGVFTTSTSGRAFEAIEILEEDASVRKALIVCRVIAGRVHKPLENIQEIAGQMGFDSLAGKMGLYSNIEELYLLNPRALLPCFLVICKP from the exons ATGCCAACAGTATGGTTCTCTCTGAAGAAATCTCTGCACTGCCAATCAGAGCCATCAGATGTTCATGCTCCAAAAGCCAGGAAACAACTGAGCACAATCTTGACAAGAAAGGCAAGAGGAGGAAGATCAGGGTGCTCAAGATCCATAGCAAATCTCAAGGATGTGATTCATGGCAGCAAGAGGCATATGGAAAGGCCACCAAATAATTGCAGCCCAAGATCCATTGGAAGCAGTGAGTTTCTCAACCCAATAACCCATGAAGTAATTTTGAGCAACTCAAGGTGTGAGCTCAAAATCACCACCAGCCTTGGTGGCTTCCATGACGGTGTTGGGGGTGGAAATGCTAACAATGATGGCTGCGGTGGCGGTGGTGGTTCAACGTTTATGGATACCCTAAAGCCTGGGACACCTGGTCCTGGTGGGCACCCTACAATGCACTACTTCAATCCATCTTTTAGGACTTCCTCAACTCCTCCAAGAAAATGCCATTTTCTGGCTTCTGCTGATAGTACAGAAGGGCATGCTGGCTTCAAGGGTTCTGCTTTTTCTGGAAGTGCTGGCGGAATTAGACAAAGCAATAGGATTTCTTTCGACAAAGAAAATTATAATGGCTCTTCTGCAATTACTTGCCACAAATGTGGAGAGCATTTTAGCAAATGGGATGCTGCTGAAGCTCATCATCTCTCTAAACATGCTG TGACTGAACTGATGGAAGGCGACTCATCTCGAAAAATCGTTGAGATAATATGCCGGACAAGCTGGTTAAAATCCGAGAACCACTGCGGCCGGATTGAGAGAGTGCTCAAAGTCCACAACATGCAAAGAACTCTAGCGCGATTCGAAGAGTATCGAGAGATTGTGAAGATCAAAGCCAGCAAGCTGGCCAAGAAGCACCCTAGGTGCATTGCTGATGGGAATGAGCTCTTGAGGTTTTACGGCACCACTGTGGCCTGCTCTCTCGGCCTAAATGGATCCTCGAGCCTTTGCGTATCGGAGAAATGCAGCGTTTGTAGGATCATACGTAACGGGTTCTCTGCAAAAAAGGAGCTCAAGGAAGGTGTTGGTGTATTTACAACTTCTACAAGTGGAAGAGCTTTTGAAGCAATTGAAATATTGGAGGAAGATGCAAGTGTAAGGAAAGCTTTGATAGTGTGCAGAGTGATTGCTGGGAGGGTTCATAAGCCGTTGGAAAACATTCAGGAAATTGCTGGGCAAATGGGGTTTGATTCATTGGCTGGAAAAATGGGGCTTTATTCCAACATTGAAGAGCTTTATCTGCTAAATCCTAGAGCTCTCCTTCCCTGCTTTCTGGTCATCTGCAAACCCTGa